A region of Plantactinospora sp. BC1 DNA encodes the following proteins:
- a CDS encoding glycoside hydrolase family 6 protein, which translates to MHLRPALAAAGAVAVTALAATTAVGVGLFNPTPAKAADSAFYVDPDTSAARWVAANPNDSRAAVIRDRIASVPQGRWFTQNNPSTVRGQVDAFVGAAASAGKIPILVVYNIPNRDCSGASSGGLPNHTAYRQWIDQVASGLNGRPASIILEPDVLALMSDCMNSSQQAETQASMAYAGKRFKAASSQARVYFDAAHSAWLTPSAMASRLVAADIANSADGISVNVSNYRTTTESVNYAKAVVAATGAPNLKIVVDTSRNGNGPDPRGEWCDPAGRAIGTASTTETGDPAVDALFWIKLPGEADGCIAGAGQFVPQRAYDLAIAAPNPPTVPPTTRPPTTAPPTVPPTTQPPTTPPTTPPAGTSCRVTWTANSWSGGFTAEIRVTNDGPAVNGWTLTFNVGANVRYSNGWNGVWSQSGSQISVGNVAWNGSLPTGGTTSVGFQGTYSGTLATPTGYTLNGNACTS; encoded by the coding sequence ATGCACCTCAGACCCGCGCTCGCCGCGGCCGGTGCCGTCGCCGTCACGGCACTCGCCGCGACGACAGCGGTCGGTGTCGGCCTGTTCAACCCCACCCCGGCCAAGGCCGCCGACTCGGCGTTCTACGTCGATCCGGACACCAGCGCCGCACGCTGGGTCGCCGCCAACCCCAACGACTCCCGCGCCGCCGTCATCCGGGACCGGATCGCCAGTGTCCCGCAGGGCCGGTGGTTCACCCAGAACAACCCCAGCACCGTACGCGGTCAGGTCGACGCCTTCGTCGGCGCCGCCGCCTCGGCCGGGAAGATCCCGATCCTGGTGGTCTACAACATCCCCAACCGGGACTGTAGCGGCGCCAGCAGCGGCGGGCTGCCCAACCACACCGCCTACCGGCAGTGGATCGACCAGGTGGCCAGCGGCCTGAACGGGCGACCGGCCAGCATCATCCTCGAACCCGACGTGCTCGCGCTGATGTCGGACTGCATGAACTCCTCGCAACAGGCCGAGACCCAGGCGTCGATGGCGTACGCCGGCAAGCGGTTCAAGGCCGCCTCCAGCCAGGCCCGGGTCTACTTCGACGCGGCGCACTCGGCCTGGCTCACCCCGTCGGCGATGGCCTCCCGGCTGGTCGCGGCGGACATCGCCAACAGCGCCGACGGCATCTCGGTGAACGTCTCCAACTACCGCACCACGACCGAGTCGGTCAACTACGCCAAGGCGGTCGTCGCGGCGACCGGCGCACCGAACCTCAAGATCGTTGTCGACACCAGCCGGAACGGGAACGGCCCCGATCCCCGGGGCGAGTGGTGCGACCCGGCCGGCCGGGCGATCGGCACCGCCAGCACCACCGAGACCGGTGACCCGGCGGTCGACGCGCTGTTCTGGATCAAACTGCCGGGCGAGGCCGACGGCTGCATCGCCGGTGCCGGCCAGTTCGTTCCGCAGCGCGCCTACGACCTGGCGATCGCCGCCCCCAACCCGCCCACCGTGCCGCCGACCACCCGGCCGCCGACGACGGCACCGCCCACGGTGCCGCCGACGACCCAGCCACCCACCACCCCACCGACCACCCCACCGGCCGGTACGAGCTGCCGGGTGACCTGGACCGCCAACTCCTGGAGCGGCGGCTTCACCGCCGAGATCCGGGTGACGAACGACGGGCCGGCGGTCAACGGCTGGACCCTGACCTTCAACGTCGGCGCCAACGTCCGCTACAGCAACGGCTGGAACGGCGTCTGGAGCCAGTCCGGAAGCCAGATCAGCGTCGGCAACGTGGCCTGGAACGGCTCGCTGCCGACCGGCGGCACCACCAGCGTCGGCTTCCAGGGCACCTACAGCGGAACCCTCGCCACGCCGACCGGCTACACCCTGAACGGCAACGCCTGCACGAGCTGA
- a CDS encoding helix-turn-helix domain-containing protein, which yields MTVAGQRQRPVGQLLREWRERRRLSQLELAIQADISTRHLSFVETGRAMPSRDMVLRLAEQLDVPLRERNHLLLAAGYAPIYPRTPLDSPALAAVRGAVRQVLTAQQPYPAIAVDRGWYLVEANASIGLFTAGAAAPLLTPPVNALRLALHPAGLAPRIANLGEWRAHLLGRLRRQVALSGDAELTDLYAELRAYPCDQPEPEVEIPGPGEVVVPLRIRDGDRELAFFSTVFTFGTPLDVTVSELSVESFFPLDDYTAAAVRSAAEQEERRVGTATVR from the coding sequence ATGACGGTCGCCGGACAGCGGCAGCGACCGGTCGGCCAACTGCTGCGCGAGTGGCGTGAGCGGCGCCGGCTCAGCCAACTCGAACTCGCCATCCAGGCGGACATCTCCACCCGGCACCTCAGTTTCGTGGAGACCGGCCGGGCGATGCCGAGCCGTGACATGGTGCTCCGGCTCGCCGAGCAGCTCGACGTGCCGCTGCGCGAGCGCAACCACCTGCTGCTGGCCGCCGGGTACGCGCCGATCTACCCGCGTACGCCGCTGGACTCCCCGGCCCTGGCCGCCGTACGCGGCGCGGTCCGCCAGGTGCTCACCGCCCAGCAGCCCTATCCGGCGATCGCCGTCGACCGGGGCTGGTATCTGGTCGAGGCGAACGCCAGCATCGGCCTCTTCACCGCCGGGGCGGCGGCGCCGCTGCTCACCCCGCCGGTCAACGCGCTCCGGCTGGCCCTGCACCCGGCCGGGCTGGCGCCCCGGATCGCCAACCTCGGCGAGTGGCGGGCACACCTGCTCGGGCGGCTCCGCCGGCAGGTCGCGCTCAGCGGCGACGCCGAGCTGACCGACCTCTACGCCGAGCTGCGGGCGTACCCCTGCGACCAGCCGGAGCCCGAGGTCGAGATCCCGGGGCCGGGTGAGGTCGTGGTGCCGCTGCGGATCCGGGACGGCGACCGGGAACTCGCCTTCTTCAGTACCGTCTTCACCTTCGGCACCCCGCTGGACGTCACGGTGTCGGAACTCTCGGTCGAGTCGTTCTTCCCGCTCGACGACTACACGGCGGCGGCGGTGCGCTCGGCCGCCGAGCAGGAGGAGCGACGGGTCGGCACCGCGACCGTCCGCTGA
- a CDS encoding general stress protein → MSRNPTAAWRSGMPGMPGVAGGNDLPAGPSGDQFRAPSSEGGIAPEQQSTVTVASYPDYPSAQYTVDFLSDNEFPVERAAIVGTDLRLVETVLGRMTTGRAALAGAATGAWFGLFIGLLFGIFTVGNWWAVILVGLAIGAVWGAIFGAIAHAMTGGRRDFTSASSLRANQYAVTVDATFADQARQLIGRMNWQGQRQAGATG, encoded by the coding sequence ATGTCCAGGAACCCGACGGCGGCGTGGCGGTCCGGTATGCCTGGTATGCCGGGTGTTGCCGGTGGCAACGACCTACCTGCCGGACCGTCCGGCGACCAGTTCAGGGCGCCGAGCAGCGAGGGTGGGATCGCGCCGGAGCAGCAGTCCACGGTGACCGTCGCCTCGTACCCGGACTACCCATCGGCGCAGTACACGGTGGACTTCCTCTCCGACAACGAGTTCCCGGTCGAACGGGCCGCCATCGTCGGTACCGACCTCAGGCTGGTCGAAACGGTGCTGGGCCGGATGACGACCGGCCGGGCCGCGCTGGCCGGCGCCGCCACCGGCGCCTGGTTCGGGCTCTTCATCGGCCTCCTCTTCGGCATCTTCACGGTCGGCAACTGGTGGGCCGTGATCCTCGTGGGCCTGGCCATCGGTGCGGTCTGGGGCGCGATCTTCGGCGCCATCGCGCACGCCATGACCGGGGGCCGGCGCGACTTCACCTCGGCGAGCAGCCTACGGGCCAACCAGTACGCGGTGACCGTCGACGCGACCTTCGCCGACCAGGCGCGGCAGCTCATCGGCCGGATGAACTGGCAGGGTCAGCGGCAGGCCGGCGCCACCGGTTGA
- a CDS encoding DUF1684 domain-containing protein — translation MEELELADWREQVTRLYLSDLDLAGFRAARDALFAGHPQSPIPLAERAGFTGLRYFPPEPSAVVDVPVRPASGMLSIDTGGPDGTVHYRRSGVAETPWGPLTLWWIEAYGGGLFLPFRDGTAGRESYGGGRYLTDTVKGTYGRGVTVLPGGRLRLDFNYAYNASCAYDDRWACPLAPEENRITAPIRAGERVYH, via the coding sequence GTGGAGGAACTGGAGCTGGCGGACTGGCGCGAGCAGGTGACGAGGCTCTACCTGTCCGACCTCGACCTGGCCGGATTCCGGGCGGCCCGGGACGCCCTCTTCGCCGGGCATCCGCAGTCGCCGATCCCGCTGGCCGAGCGGGCCGGCTTCACCGGCCTGCGCTACTTCCCACCCGAGCCGTCGGCCGTGGTCGACGTGCCGGTGCGACCGGCCAGCGGGATGCTGAGCATCGACACCGGCGGACCGGACGGAACCGTGCACTACCGCCGTTCGGGCGTCGCCGAGACTCCGTGGGGACCGCTGACGCTCTGGTGGATCGAGGCGTACGGCGGCGGGCTCTTCCTGCCGTTCCGGGACGGCACCGCCGGCCGGGAGAGCTACGGCGGCGGGCGCTATCTCACCGACACGGTCAAGGGGACCTACGGCCGGGGCGTGACGGTGCTGCCCGGTGGCCGGCTACGGCTGGACTTCAACTACGCCTACAACGCCTCCTGCGCCTACGACGACAGGTGGGCCTGCCCGCTGGCGCCGGAGGAGAACCGGATCACGGCGCCGATCCGGGCCGGCGAGCGCGTCTACCACTGA
- a CDS encoding MFS transporter has translation MPAAPWRSPEKRNILIFVGISLVSGFGGTALNVASGVWVLDLTGSSSLAALTGLCLFAPTLLGPVLGALVDRLPRRRLIVWTHLLTAVAVLSLLGVRTDAQVWLVYLVMVGYGTSLVLVDAAENAVLPAALPPAALGGVNGLRTSAQEGVKLVAPLAGAGLFVWQGGHPVAALTAAALTVAAVLCTLLTLRPQGAESAAARRQGGRGRIRAGAAFLWRHSELRTPVLVGSVTIAMSGLTTAAVYAVVTEDLHQPAAFVGVLSSGQGAGSLLGGLLVGRLLRTRGSLAVGALGAALFALGTLGRLVPWSPAAVACSVVVGIGLPWTLVAAVTAVQSRTPEALLGRVSGSANTLLFAPVALATPVGAALVLPDHRLPLVVAALLCLGTGLVALRSARRAADGDAVLHT, from the coding sequence GTGCCCGCTGCACCCTGGCGCAGCCCGGAGAAGCGCAACATCCTGATCTTCGTCGGCATCTCGCTCGTCTCCGGATTCGGCGGTACCGCACTCAACGTGGCCTCCGGGGTCTGGGTACTCGACCTCACCGGCTCCAGCAGCCTGGCCGCGCTCACCGGCCTCTGCCTCTTCGCCCCGACGCTCCTCGGCCCGGTCCTCGGCGCACTCGTGGACCGGCTCCCCCGCAGGCGACTGATCGTCTGGACCCACCTGCTCACCGCCGTGGCCGTGCTCTCGCTGCTGGGGGTCCGTACCGACGCCCAGGTCTGGCTCGTCTACCTCGTGATGGTCGGCTACGGCACCAGCCTCGTCCTGGTCGACGCCGCCGAGAACGCCGTACTGCCGGCCGCTCTGCCACCGGCCGCCCTCGGCGGGGTCAACGGGCTGCGGACCAGCGCACAGGAGGGCGTGAAGCTGGTCGCCCCGCTGGCCGGGGCCGGACTCTTCGTCTGGCAGGGCGGACATCCGGTGGCCGCGCTCACCGCGGCGGCGTTGACCGTGGCCGCCGTCCTCTGCACGCTGCTCACGCTCCGCCCGCAGGGGGCGGAGTCCGCCGCCGCACGGCGCCAGGGCGGGCGAGGTCGGATCCGGGCCGGTGCCGCCTTCCTCTGGCGGCACTCCGAACTGCGCACACCCGTGCTGGTCGGCTCCGTCACCATCGCGATGTCCGGGCTCACCACCGCCGCCGTCTACGCCGTCGTCACCGAGGACCTGCACCAGCCCGCCGCGTTCGTCGGGGTGCTCTCCTCGGGGCAGGGCGCCGGATCGCTGCTCGGCGGCCTGCTGGTCGGCCGGCTGCTGCGTACCCGGGGAAGCCTCGCCGTCGGCGCACTCGGCGCCGCCCTCTTCGCCCTCGGTACCCTCGGCCGGCTCGTCCCGTGGTCCCCGGCGGCCGTCGCCTGCTCGGTGGTGGTCGGGATCGGCCTGCCCTGGACCCTGGTGGCGGCCGTGACGGCGGTGCAGTCCCGGACCCCCGAGGCGTTGCTCGGGCGGGTGTCCGGCAGCGCCAACACCCTGCTCTTCGCGCCCGTCGCGCTCGCCACGCCGGTCGGCGCGGCCCTGGTCCTGCCGGATCACCGCCTGCCGCTGGTCGTCGCCGCCCTGCTCTGCCTCGGCACCGGGCTCGTCGCGCTCCGCTCGGCCCGGCGCGCCGCGGACGGGGACGCCGTGCTCCACACCTGA
- a CDS encoding protein-L-isoaspartate O-methyltransferase, which yields MTSAAELRSRYVDQLRRDGLLDGADLLRAFGTVPREEFVAAGFDGGDGRWVGPADPDFLPLVYRNHPLVTKVVDGVPVSSSSQPSLMAAMIESLELRPGIRVLEIGVGTGYNAALMATMGARVTTVDIAPDVVERAGAALRRVGLADAVDVRLGDGYLGVPADAGYDRVVVTVGVTGVSPRWLDQLAADGYLLAPVEHAGNHPVLRIRPGGPGTGEARGELRAGFMSAAGPLAARYPGGHPAPQRTDTLPPPTVRHPPCWHPPLDVFRYHDLWFAVGAWDRRTTFSAGPPGGWGGPGGCLLLDEVHGGGAGLLPDGSVQAAGPSAARYAADALALRDRWVARGEPTICDWSAGLVPAGDPDQPILVPTGWVQR from the coding sequence ATGACGTCGGCGGCCGAGCTGCGCTCCCGGTACGTCGACCAACTGCGCCGCGACGGTCTGCTCGACGGTGCCGACCTGCTCCGGGCGTTCGGCACGGTGCCCCGGGAGGAGTTCGTCGCGGCCGGTTTCGACGGCGGCGACGGGCGCTGGGTCGGGCCGGCCGATCCGGACTTCCTCCCTCTCGTCTATCGGAACCATCCGCTGGTCACCAAGGTCGTCGACGGTGTGCCGGTCAGCTCGTCGAGCCAGCCGTCGCTGATGGCGGCGATGATCGAGTCGTTGGAGCTGCGCCCCGGCATCCGGGTACTGGAGATCGGCGTCGGTACCGGTTACAACGCGGCCCTGATGGCGACCATGGGTGCCCGGGTGACCACGGTGGACATCGCCCCGGACGTCGTCGAGCGGGCCGGGGCGGCGCTGCGCCGGGTCGGGCTGGCCGACGCCGTCGACGTACGCCTCGGCGACGGTTACCTCGGCGTGCCGGCCGACGCCGGGTACGACCGGGTGGTGGTCACGGTCGGGGTGACCGGGGTGTCACCGCGCTGGCTGGACCAGCTCGCGGCGGACGGCTACCTGCTTGCACCGGTCGAACACGCCGGAAACCATCCGGTGCTGCGGATCCGGCCGGGCGGGCCGGGGACGGGCGAGGCGCGCGGCGAGCTGCGCGCCGGGTTCATGTCGGCGGCCGGACCGCTGGCGGCCCGCTATCCGGGAGGACATCCGGCGCCGCAGCGCACCGACACACTGCCGCCGCCGACGGTGCGCCATCCGCCCTGCTGGCATCCGCCGCTGGACGTCTTCCGCTACCACGACCTGTGGTTCGCGGTCGGGGCCTGGGACCGGCGGACCACCTTCTCCGCCGGTCCGCCGGGCGGGTGGGGCGGCCCCGGCGGCTGCCTGCTCCTGGACGAGGTGCACGGCGGCGGGGCGGGGCTGCTCCCCGACGGTTCGGTGCAGGCGGCCGGACCGTCCGCCGCCCGGTACGCCGCCGACGCGCTCGCCCTGCGGGACCGCTGGGTGGCCCGGGGCGAGCCGACGATCTGCGACTGGTCGGCCGGGTTGGTGCCGGCCGGCGACCCCGACCAGCCGATCCTGGTACCGACCGGCTGGGTCCAGCGCTGA
- a CDS encoding aminoglycoside phosphotransferase family protein: MTRTVLLHLLDGTGRPLGVLPAYDVPAPWWQEVGDVVAGARARYGIDVSVLRLLHTDRPEPHGGTVGYLAQLDPGARVPPGVPLAPSEVDLSAEPLRAPWAEPGGPAASLRWAAAELHRAGRGPHLAVPQRAWNLSAIWRLDAAGSAGEAGGPVWLKQVPGFFAHEAVLLRWLGTAVPDLVPVLLAADGCGRMLLEHVPGEDGYRLHPAGRDAVAADQHRIQLASVGQVERLVAAGVPDRRGAALARTVRDQLTAHGADLAPVRSLLDGLPDRMAEVGRCGLPDVLVHGDLHPGNVRIDGDRRVIIDWGDGFVGHPAFDILRLTEAIDAEPAGELLRSWVRRWRSSVPGSDPGRAVELLRPVAALRMAAGYADFLARIEPSERVFHAADVPGYLHRAARTG; this comes from the coding sequence GTGACCCGGACCGTACTGCTGCACCTGCTCGACGGCACCGGCCGGCCGCTCGGCGTGCTGCCCGCGTACGACGTACCGGCGCCCTGGTGGCAGGAGGTCGGCGACGTGGTGGCCGGTGCCCGGGCCCGGTACGGCATCGACGTCTCGGTACTGCGGCTGCTGCACACCGACCGGCCCGAGCCGCACGGCGGCACAGTCGGCTACCTGGCCCAACTCGACCCGGGCGCACGGGTGCCGCCCGGCGTGCCGCTGGCACCGTCCGAGGTGGACCTGTCGGCAGAGCCGCTGCGGGCGCCCTGGGCCGAGCCGGGTGGACCGGCCGCGAGCCTGCGCTGGGCCGCCGCCGAACTGCACCGGGCCGGCCGGGGTCCACACCTGGCCGTGCCGCAGCGGGCCTGGAACCTGTCGGCGATCTGGCGACTCGACGCGGCGGGGTCGGCCGGCGAGGCCGGTGGCCCGGTCTGGCTCAAGCAGGTACCCGGGTTCTTCGCGCACGAGGCGGTGCTGCTGCGCTGGCTCGGCACGGCGGTACCCGACCTGGTGCCGGTGCTGCTGGCCGCCGACGGCTGCGGACGGATGCTGCTGGAGCACGTGCCGGGCGAGGACGGCTACCGGCTGCACCCGGCTGGGCGGGACGCGGTCGCCGCCGACCAGCACCGGATCCAGCTCGCCTCGGTGGGGCAGGTCGAGCGGCTGGTCGCCGCCGGCGTACCGGACCGGCGCGGCGCGGCACTGGCCCGGACCGTACGCGACCAGCTGACCGCGCACGGCGCCGACCTGGCGCCGGTGCGGTCGCTGCTGGACGGCCTGCCGGACCGGATGGCCGAGGTGGGCCGCTGCGGCCTGCCGGACGTGCTGGTCCACGGCGACCTGCATCCGGGCAACGTCCGGATCGACGGCGACCGCCGGGTGATCATCGACTGGGGGGACGGCTTCGTCGGCCATCCCGCCTTCGACATTCTGCGGCTGACCGAGGCGATCGATGCGGAGCCGGCCGGCGAGCTGTTGCGGTCCTGGGTCCGGCGCTGGCGGTCGAGCGTCCCGGGCAGCGACCCGGGCCGGGCGGTGGAGCTGCTCCGCCCGGTGGCGGCGTTGCGGATGGCGGCGGGGTACGCCGACTTCCTGGCCCGGATCGAGCCGAGCGAGCGGGTGTTCCACGCCGCCGACGTGCCCGGCTATCTGCACCGGGCGGCCCGAACGGGCTGA
- the alc gene encoding allantoicase, with product MSAFTELPDLAARSLGGGVVAANDEFFAARDNLVTDEPPAFAAGTFGAKGQVYDGWETRRRREPGHDWAVVRLGAPGVVTGVVVDTSHFVGNYPPYASVEACGMAGYPDPAELADADWATLVPRAALRGDGRNLFEVDDPRRYTHVRLRIYPDGGVARLRVHGVVVPDPALFPDGQLDLAALEHGGLVVGCSDMFYGSPRQLIAPGLARSMGEGWETARRRDDGNDWVRVRLAAPGQIRQVELDTSHFKGNAPAAARLRGVDTRIADPADEAAWFEILPRTRLQPDTRHRFPVDAVPTATEVRLDVFPDGGMARLRLPGRIAPADLDRLRRRWSESLPPAQARQVGQVGSRPARAWWP from the coding sequence ATGAGCGCCTTCACCGAACTGCCCGACCTGGCGGCACGGTCCCTCGGCGGTGGGGTGGTGGCGGCCAACGACGAGTTCTTCGCCGCCCGGGACAACCTGGTCACCGACGAGCCGCCGGCCTTCGCCGCCGGCACCTTCGGGGCCAAGGGCCAGGTGTACGACGGCTGGGAGACCCGCCGCCGCCGGGAGCCCGGACACGACTGGGCGGTCGTCCGGCTCGGCGCCCCCGGCGTGGTCACCGGGGTGGTGGTGGACACCTCGCACTTCGTCGGCAACTATCCGCCGTACGCCTCGGTGGAGGCGTGCGGGATGGCCGGATATCCCGATCCGGCCGAGCTGGCCGACGCCGACTGGGCCACCCTGGTGCCGAGGGCGGCGTTGCGCGGGGACGGTCGTAACCTCTTCGAGGTGGACGACCCACGCCGCTACACGCACGTACGGCTGCGGATCTACCCCGACGGCGGGGTGGCCCGGCTGCGCGTGCACGGTGTGGTCGTACCCGATCCGGCGCTCTTCCCCGACGGGCAGCTCGACCTCGCGGCGCTGGAACACGGCGGCCTGGTGGTCGGGTGCAGCGACATGTTCTACGGTTCGCCCCGGCAGTTGATCGCGCCCGGGCTGGCCCGGAGCATGGGCGAGGGCTGGGAGACCGCCCGGCGCCGCGACGACGGCAACGACTGGGTACGGGTCCGGCTGGCCGCACCCGGGCAGATCCGCCAGGTCGAGCTGGACACCAGCCACTTCAAGGGGAACGCACCGGCGGCGGCGAGGCTGCGCGGCGTGGACACCCGGATCGCCGACCCGGCGGACGAGGCGGCCTGGTTCGAGATTCTGCCGCGCACCCGGTTGCAGCCGGACACCCGGCACCGGTTCCCGGTCGACGCCGTGCCGACCGCCACCGAGGTCCGGCTGGACGTCTTCCCGGACGGCGGCATGGCCCGGCTGCGTCTGCCCGGCCGGATCGCCCCGGCCGACCTCGACCGGCTGCGCCGCCGCTGGTCGGAGTCGTTGCCGCCGGCCCAGGCCCGCCAGGTGGGGCAGGTCGGGAGCCGACCGGCGAGAGCCTGGTGGCCGTGA
- the allB gene encoding allantoinase AllB → MSGYDLVLRSRRAVLPDGERPAAICVRDGRIVRVAGYDEVPGTDLGDLALLPGLVDTHVHVNEPGRTEWEGFASATRAALAGGVTTIVDMPLNSVPPTVTVPALRRKRDAARGRCHVDVGFWGGAVPEHLAELPALYAAGVLGFKAFLVDSGVPEFPPLDPAGLHEALTAVDALFVVHAEDPARIAVAPASARYADFLGSRPPVAERRAVEVVLDAARRTGRRVHVLHLSAADALPAIAAARADGVRVTVETCPHYLTLDAAEVPDGATEFKCCPPIRDAANRAALWAGLADGLVDCVVSDHSPCPPALKRLDSGDFGAAWGGIASVQLGLPVVWTEARRRGHGLTDLVRWMARRPAEIAGLPGKGVLRAGADADLVALDPDAEWTVEPARLLHRHPVTPYAGRRLTGVVRATWLRGEPVAATDPPRGRLLSRDDRRANDRGLPAGKGPG, encoded by the coding sequence ATGAGCGGGTACGACCTGGTGCTGCGGTCCCGCCGGGCGGTACTGCCCGACGGTGAGCGGCCGGCGGCGATCTGCGTACGCGACGGTCGGATCGTCCGGGTGGCCGGATACGACGAGGTGCCCGGCACCGACCTCGGTGACCTGGCCCTGCTGCCGGGGCTGGTGGACACACACGTGCACGTCAACGAGCCGGGGCGCACCGAGTGGGAGGGCTTCGCCTCGGCCACCCGGGCCGCACTGGCCGGCGGGGTGACCACGATCGTCGACATGCCGCTCAACTCGGTACCGCCGACGGTCACCGTGCCGGCGCTGCGCCGCAAGCGGGACGCGGCCCGGGGCCGGTGCCACGTCGACGTCGGCTTCTGGGGCGGCGCCGTCCCGGAGCACCTGGCCGAGCTGCCGGCGCTGTACGCCGCCGGGGTGCTCGGGTTCAAGGCGTTCCTGGTCGACTCGGGGGTGCCGGAGTTCCCGCCGCTGGATCCGGCCGGGCTGCACGAGGCGCTGACCGCCGTCGACGCGCTCTTCGTGGTGCACGCCGAGGATCCGGCCCGGATCGCCGTCGCGCCCGCCTCGGCCCGGTACGCGGACTTCCTCGGCTCCCGGCCGCCGGTCGCCGAGCGGCGCGCGGTCGAAGTGGTGCTGGACGCGGCCCGGCGGACCGGCCGGCGGGTGCACGTCCTGCACCTGTCCGCCGCCGACGCACTGCCGGCGATCGCCGCCGCCCGCGCCGACGGGGTACGGGTGACCGTGGAGACCTGCCCGCACTACCTGACCCTGGACGCCGCCGAGGTCCCGGACGGGGCGACCGAGTTCAAGTGCTGTCCGCCGATCCGGGACGCGGCGAACCGGGCGGCGCTCTGGGCCGGCCTGGCCGACGGGCTGGTCGACTGTGTCGTCTCGGACCACTCGCCGTGCCCTCCCGCCCTGAAGCGGCTCGACAGCGGCGACTTCGGCGCCGCCTGGGGCGGGATCGCCTCGGTGCAGCTCGGCCTGCCGGTGGTCTGGACCGAGGCGCGGCGGCGCGGGCACGGGCTCACCGACCTGGTGCGCTGGATGGCGCGGCGGCCCGCCGAGATCGCCGGGCTGCCCGGCAAGGGGGTGCTGCGGGCCGGCGCCGACGCCGACCTGGTGGCGCTGGACCCGGACGCGGAGTGGACCGTCGAGCCGGCCCGGCTGCTGCACCGGCACCCCGTTACCCCGTACGCCGGGCGTCGGTTGACCGGGGTGGTCCGGGCCACCTGGCTGCGCGGCGAACCGGTCGCCGCGACGGACCCGCCCCGGGGACGTCTGCTGTCCCGGGACGACCGTCGAGCGAATGACCGGGGCCTGCCGGCCGGAAAGGGGCCCGGATGA